The following is a genomic window from Rhododendron vialii isolate Sample 1 chromosome 9a, ASM3025357v1.
GATCGAAGTTGTTATTTGTGATTTCAATAGTGAAGCAGATTGATCTTCTGttgtgattcttcttcttctttggctGTCTTTGTTTATGATTACGTAAACTGGGGTTGGGGGAGGGTGGATGATGAGGGGTAATATGGCCAAAATTCAGCCGAATTATTTATGGACTGGGTTCAAACCATCCATATTTAATCTCCCAAGCCTGATTAATTAGTCCGAGGCAGAACTAATCTGGGTATGGAAATGGACCGATATGTGTAAGTGTTCGatttaatcttttcatttttcatccaatcttccaatttttcatgatttttaaaaaataggcaaattagatcgagtacctacacatatcagattgaactaatttttcacGACGCTcactcaattttttcttttaaattattgaactgTTCGGATCATCCGTGTGAGACCCAGAGTGGACCCTGCTTGCCAGTCGATGGAAAATCGGGAAGAGGTGAGTCGGTGGCTCTAGCAGGTCCCTTCATAGCATAACAATTCTAGCAGTAACAATTTCACTTCTAATAAGCCCATGTGGATAACAGGTGCAAAATTCATAAGCCCAATTCTATTTCTATCTTGTTTTCTCCACCAAATAAATGCTAGTTAATCTTCGCGGCAACCTTCGTAAGACCtttcaatttgcatgtttttgcACTCACCTACAAACATCACAAAACACTACTCACCTACAAATATATCAAGTAACAATGTAAATAGAGATAATGTGGGAGCGATCAGATTGTTGAAAGCATTCGAGCTTGTTTAAATGGATGGCGTAATGTGGACTCATCTGCAGCTAATCGAAGGCTGTTTGAGGCTTGGAgggttcctttttttgttttcagattTGTGTAACAATCTCGTATAgtcgtttatttatttttttgatcaggtATAGTCGTTTGTTTACCTTGCCCTTTGTTGGGTAGGAGTTTTGGTCTTTTCTCGTATAGTCTGTTGGAGTTCAAGGCCTTTCCCTTGCtccttttctcctttcttttggttggttataaaataCTTAactttctaaaaacaaaaaataatgtaaacggATTGACAAAGCGTAGATTAGGTAGATTAAATTGGTGCTTTTCAACACCAAACACAAGACAAccttttttcttagtttttactattttaagttttttcttttgccaaaaaattGTATGAAAATATTCATTGAATCCATCAGAACACAATTTATATCCGTTATTTACAAATCATAAATTGAATCCAacaaaacacaaagaaaatcCTATTTTAATGGTCCGGTGAAAAATAGGCAAATGGACAAGAAAAACTGTTAACAACTACTAAGACCATGCTTTTGTTTGGAGAAATTAAGTCACATAAATTTAATAGATATTTATGCATGTAATTTTATTCCAACCCTAGCAACTAATTTAGCCCAACATAATTATAACTGAAATGAAAGATAATAATTCGAAACAACTTTATTAAAATGCATAAATAAACTTACAAACAATTGTTCTTGATTTAATTTCTTCCTCATCATGTCAGCCATGACTAATAAACTTACAAACAGTCACTAATATTTGTACTAATGGCATAACCATTAGTTGACTAAATTAATGGAGATAGAAGTAGTGGATGGAGTAAATGAGAAATGGGATGGAAATTGAGAGAAGGACGAAAAAATTGGGAAAGAGGGAAACGAATATGGGGTATCAGATCAGATATATATAAGGTTGTGCGTAGACTATGGCATGAAAAATTATAACATGCTCTTTATGGTGGTGCAATTCCGAAAAATTATTCGGTGCTTTGTGCTGCAACATAAAAAACAACAAGAAACTTCTATGATGCGCTTCCAAGATCTTGATCTCTAGACCTTTTAGCTTCCTACCAAACACTTTTTTGCCCCTGGAGCTGCAAAACATACTTGTTCCAAATTGCTCCATGTTTACTACTtctactagtttttttttttggtaaaccagGAACATAACATAAACTAATTAAGAGTCATACAATAATCTAGGGTACTCGACCCCATTTCGGCCATCGCAGAAATGCGaaataatataatttcaagCAACATCGAATTATGAAAGTCTAAGCCATCATTGAAAACCATAGCTTCACTTGTATATCTAAGCCATCATCGATGGTCACCTGTTctattatttcaatttctgATTTTTGTGGCAAGAGAGTTGCAGTAGGCCCTTAGATCTTCACTTCTTTATCGAAGATCCAGCTAAACGGAACATACCGTGCTTCTTTTGCCCTGCCTGGAGCCAGCCGCCTAATTCTTTGAGGCAACCCACAAACAAAATCCTGGGCTTTTCGTCCCTCCGAAGAAAGCCCAGTTATGTCCTCCACCTTCCACCTCCCAACCAAAAACTCTAAGATATCAGCGTAGTCCTTGCCGGTGTAGACTCCAAGCCTCTGAGCCACGGACGAGAAATGGTCAAACAGATTGTCATCGTGACCATCGTACATCAAGTGGGCCGGCATAGTTATTTTCTTCCTCATCATGTCGGCCAGAGCCAGCACGGTTGCATCCGGGTCGATCTCAAAGAGCTTTTCGACTATCTTGGTATAAGCAGTCTCGTGGCGCTTCTCATCAGAGGCAATGGTCCCGCAAATTTGAGCCAACTTCAAGTCCCCGTACTCTTTGGCATGCCGAGCTGTGTTCCCGTGGGAGATAAATGTTGCTCGTTCTTGGAACGACGCGTAGATGAAACCGAGGTAGGGACTGTTTTCGGTTCCAGGATCCTGAAACAAGGCAGAGAAGGCCGTCCACCAGTAAAAATCAGAGGTGAGGATACGCTTATGCCGGATTAGAACTCGGAGTCCAATTAAAATCAGGAAGTAAGTTTGACAGTATAGTTGGAGAGTGTTATAGCCTAACTTGACTGAGCAAAAAGAACTGTTCCTCTCTAATTAATTAGCATAGTAGGGAAAACCCTGCTTTCAAGAACTTAAATGTCTGTTTCTTCtttcatattcaaaaaaaaaatgtctgtTTCTTCCCGTAGATGTAAGAAGACGGTAGAACTAGGTAACATTTCTCAATGTAATTCTGACGTAGAACGCATGAAGGCCCAATTTCAAGATTAGCTGGACTGTGCCAAGTCTCGGAAGTCCAAACGATGTTTTAGTTTCCGATTACCCGATTTGGCAAAATTTGGACAAGCTCGAAATAGgcaacttggtgggctgacttattttcgcgaTTCGGTCATTCCACACCACCCTAAGTTGTGATTGATGGTATTTTTTTAGCCCAATTCATTCGTTTAGGCTTTCAATTTACGTTTTTTGCCGTTTTAGAAAAATTTTGATTCATTAATAATTCTTAAACCATAATTCCTTATTAGTTGGTTCtttttagaaaaatcttgtttttcttcatgttttcaattttaggaaaagccctaaatttttggactttttatttttcgattttatttttaaggTTTCTAAGGTTTCAGGCCTATAAAAAggttgtaacctaatgtttGCCTCACATTttcatcaataatattacagacTTTGtctttcttcaattcttgtAGATTCAAGAAATTGCTCATAGCTAAGAGTTCCTATCTCATCTGAattagtacgctaactaatttcttgtgaatttcgctactcaaattcaaatattgaccaaagcCTAATCGCTAAGTTGACATAgacaaaagggggaaaaaaaatagacaagaaacaGCTGAAAAATTATTGGAAGCATGCATCTTTCCATTCCTGACCTAATCAGATACTGAAGTGTCTTCTGAATTTGCCTCATGTCTACTCGTCCACATAGGTAGAGGTACTTACTGAGAAGATCGCCATACCTGTTTTCTTCAGCAGTCCAAGCCCTAGTCCACACTGCCCAAGAAGTGAGGCTCGCCCCCGTTTCGTCCCTAGTACCATCTCCGGTATTTAGCATTGTTTGGTAAGTAGGAAGTGCTTCTTCTGTGATCATGCCTCCAACCAAAACAACGAAGTAATCGTCCGGAATCTCCTTTGCCCTTTCCCTTAATTCCATGACTTGATCATGAAATCCATCGGAAGCGGGATCGGGAAGAAAATCCTGTGGTTGCCAACATTTCTCCACTGGCTTTAAATGAACCAAGATGTTCTCCTCGACCCAACCCTCCAGGTTCTTAAAGATCTCTATCTTTTCGGGTGGCATTGAGTGTGTTACTGGAACATGAACCTCGCGAGGAGGGCTGAAAGGCTTCTCGAGACTCTCAACCTCTCTAAATAAGACAGGAACGGAATTAGATGCTCAGTTTGGGTACAAGGCAAGGCCAAGACAATGGATCAATGATGAGAAGCATATAAGCACAGTTCTACTACAAAATACTATGAAAATTAGCATATAAGCacagttttacttttttatgTTTGTAAAAAGAGAGAgccagagagagggagagggagagagagagccatggGAGAGGGAGTGAGAGACGTGGGGAGGGGATAGATACGgagaaaatattattctacgTCCATGGAGTACTGTTATGTAGTTCTTAAACTCATTTTCCAATCACACGTATGTCTTTCGATACATATAACAGGAACACTGCTAGTGCACATCAAACACGAGactgaaaaaaattaaacaatttttttatcaactagtgTTGTGCCCATTAGATATACGAAGTTGAAAGAAACaccaatgtgatttttttgtcCCGTGCTTAGAACAGGCACAATGCTAGTATATATATCGAGGAAATCTTGTTTACAGAGCAGTTGTAaacaagtatttttattttcaatccgGGTAGTCCAATGTCGAAACGGACGATTGAAATCACTCAGCTTCGTACATAAGTAGATATATGTATTCAAATGAGGTGAGAAAAAGACTAACGTGGAGGCGGAGCTGAGGGTGGAGGCCCTGAGAAAATTGGGAGATTTGAGATTTGGCTTCGGGGGAAGAGCAAAAGAAGGGTACTTGTGGGAATATTTCAAGGCGATGGGATAGTGGTTCAGAgccattttcctttccttcttctttcttgttgcTCGAGAGGTTTTCTTCACTGGGAGAATGGAGAAATTAATAGTGAAGAAGAGTTCTTTGTTGTCATTATGGGTGAGAGTTCTGGAACAGGATAGGGAGTGCAATTTTTTTCACCCTCCTCAAAAGAGGGTGAACGTTGCTGCATctcttattggttaaaatggtgtAGGTCTCACCACTGGAATACattttttcataactttatTTTGTGATGGGATTCACTcgatttcaaccaataagaaggaatgtaatgttcaccctcttttaaagaGGGGTAATGATACACCCATCGCACGCGCGCCGGGCCTACtttggccaccggacggccgatcagCAGAAGTTGAACACTGAGACTTTCGAATTAACGGGTGGTTATTACAAATCTTAATTGATAAGCTACGCAGAACCCTCCTATCCCTATGTTAGATTCTTAATAGAAAAGAGAAGCCGCCTTATCATCAGTGGCGTTGGCGTAGGTTTTCATTACTTTTGCCCAGATTCGTCGAAACAAACGTTCGACTTACCATTGTTAAGCAAATAGCTAGCCTTCCTTTTAAGCGAAGATCAAACTAGTTTTAGCGGAAGATCAATTGTGGATGACAACCGTACCCACACTGGGCATATTCCAACTAAAGCCATACAAATGGCTCTGGAAATCCAGTAGGACACTTGACAAATACAAAAACCTTTAACCGTCGAGCATATGAATATTTTCACCTGCATTACTTGGCATATACACAAACGCTTCTTTCGACTggctttgataaaaaaaattccatattgAACAGACGGCCGGTAGTTCATAATTCACAGTCATAATTGGCTTGAACTCATACTCCATGGTTAAGTTTTTCACCATTCTTAACCAATACAAGTACTGGAGCTGGGAGAGATCATTTTCTACTTCGACCATCCGTGGTCTAATTG
Proteins encoded in this region:
- the LOC131300692 gene encoding stearoyl-[acyl-carrier-protein] 9-desaturase, chloroplastic-like translates to MALNHYPIALKYSHKYPSFALPPKPNLKSPNFLRASTLSSASTEVESLEKPFSPPREVHVPVTHSMPPEKIEIFKNLEGWVEENILVHLKPVEKCWQPQDFLPDPASDGFHDQVMELRERAKEIPDDYFVVLVGGMITEEALPTYQTMLNTGDGTRDETGASLTSWAVWTRAWTAEENRYGDLLSKYLYLCGRVDMRQIQKTLQYLIRSGMDPGTENSPYLGFIYASFQERATFISHGNTARHAKEYGDLKLAQICGTIASDEKRHETAYTKIVEKLFEIDPDATVLALADMMRKKITMPAHLMYDGHDDNLFDHFSSVAQRLGVYTGKDYADILEFLVGRWKVEDITGLSSEGRKAQDFVCGLPQRIRRLAPGRAKEARYVPFSWIFDKEVKI